The following proteins are encoded in a genomic region of Trypanosoma brucei gambiense DAL972 chromosome 8, complete sequence:
- a CDS encoding T. brucei spp.-specific protein, which produces MTQFTCFTAVVLLCMPFAVGKNNNLTLEQTVTLCNALKQFRGLKDAVRDLKYWITTESLKISNAKSRSDEYVTLAEDVLWENRNATDPVERAKRVASNVTEAAKKAETASIETEFRAENIEEIRSNRVAALERMLKEVAGHNSNWRVRSAAEKCKGAAESVSSDSLNGTLLELFSTLPEGASKGLEDDTRESSGELWKLEFVLYNVVTWRSVALKGESTVKELVEGTKASITRKYNLTLNQTQAVCLMVEQYRGLKGAVDAFTEQAVSRSAMVSKVEERSQANAKRPGGHMDQVKRAVAEVAKAANKAQNVFKKVSSYARNLKSIRAHYLPLMENTLRKIAGNAADEKAKKAAEVCGETAWVVTPKSLDDMRKKLMDNFPNLSERLESDTRVVSHMLEDLNTSTQLITIASIAVRRKEVKLNKTMEVAGVASLIEFGEGRLSSMGSAANNKNHNLRLLLFSLTFTLVGLL; this is translated from the coding sequence ATGACACAATTCACCTGTTTCACAGCAGTTGTACTCCTGTGCATGCCATTTGCTGTTGGTAAGAACAATAATCTTACACTTGAGCAAACTGTTACATTGTGTAATGCTCTGAAGCAGTTCAGGGGACTGAAAGATGCCGTCCGTGACCTAAAATATTGGATAACTACCGAATCATTGAAGATATCGAATGCCAAGAGTCGGAGTGATGAATATGTAACTTTGGCTGAGGATGTCTTGTGGGAGAACAGAAATGCCACCGATCCCGTAGAGCGTGCGAAGCGTGTTGCTTCCAACGTTACTGAGGCCGCCAAGAAAGCTGAAACCGCATCCATTGAGACTGAGTTTAGGGCGGAGAATATTGAAGAGATCAGGAGCAATCGTGTAGCAGCGTTAGAGCGCATGCTGAAGGAGGTGGCAGGACACAATTCCAATTGGAGAGTCAGGAGCGCGgctgaaaaatgcaagggAGCTGCTGAAAGCGTGTCTTCCGATTCCCTTAACGGTACGCTGTTGGAGTTGTTTAGTACGTTACCTGAGGGTGCTTCGAAAGGTTTGGAGGATGACACCCGGGAAAGTTCCGGGGAGCTGTGGAAGCTGGAGTTTGTGCTCTACAATGTCGTTACTTGGAGGTCGGTGGCGCTCAAAGGTGAGTCTACGGTGAAGGAACTGGTCGAGGGAACAAAAGCCTCTATCACCAGAAAGTACAATCTTACTCTGAATCAGACACAAGCAGTGTGTTTGATGGTTGAGCAGTACAGAGGCCTGAAAGGTGCAGTGGACGCATTCACGGAGCAAGCTGTAAGCCGTTCTGCAATGGTTTCTAAAGTGGAGGAACGGAGCCAAGCGAATGCAAAGCGCCCGGGGGGACACATGGATCAGGTGAAGCGGGCCGTTGCTGAGGTTGCGAAAGCAGCAAATAAAGCACAGAATGTGTTTAAGAAGGTAAGCAGCTATGCAAGGAATCTCAAAAGTATAAGGGCTCATTACCTACCACTCATGGAAAATACGCTAAGGAAGATAGCTGGAAATGCTGCAGatgagaaagcaaagaaggcTGCTGAGGTGTGCGGGGAAACAGCTTGGGTGGTGACACCCAAATCTCTGGATGATATGAGGAAGAAACTTATGGACAACTTTCCAAATCTCTCGGAGCGACTGGAGAGTGACACACGTGTGGTCTCTCATATGCTTGAAGATCTGAATACATCCACACAGCTGATTACTATTGCCAGCATTGCCGTGCGGAGAAAAGAGGTCAAGCTGAACAAAACGATGGAGGTGGCTGGAGTTGCTTCTCTGATCGAGTTTGGTGAAGGTCGTTTGTCTTCAATGGGAAGTGCAGCAAACAATAAGAACCACAATTTAcgcttattattattttcccttacTTTCACATTAGTTGGTCTTTTGTAG